The DNA window ACATGGCAGGGcttgtctgtgtgtgtctctatcCCCCAGTCCTGTGCACAGCACCTGCCAAATACACGGTGTTTGACGCAGAGGGATATGTGAAGCCCCAGTCTTGCATTGACATGTGAGTGAGCTGGGAGGGTGGGAAGGCTTGTGGAAGCCAGGGGTCGCTGCCACCTGTTGTCTGAGCTCTGAGACCTTCCCCTCTTTAACCTGTTTGCCCTACCCTCTCTGCCTGTGCCCCTAAGGGAGAGACTTCTGGGGGGAGGCCCTGATTTCCTTGGAATACTGCCTCATTCACTCCAATGGGCTTCTCTCCTACCTTGGGACCAGTGTGATTCGCCATGTGGCACCCATTCCCAGCCACTATGATGTCCAGGACCGCTTCCGCATTGAGCTGTCTGAGGAAGGAGCTGAGGGCCGAGTGGTGGGACGCAAGGACATTACCTCCGTTCTGAGAGCCCCAGCGTACCCCCTTGAGCTTCAGGGACAGCCAGATCCAGCGCCTCACCCAGGGCCTCCTGCTGGGACACCACCACCCACGGCCAGACACTTCCAGGAGCGTGAGTTGGGAGACTGGGATCTTGAGTTCTGTAGGGAGGGAGGAACTAGCATTTCCCTAGAGATGAGATAAATTGGATTTGAAGAAGTCTCCTGGTTCAGTCTTTTGTCTTTTGGTGGAAACATTTCTCCGAGTTGAGATTTTATATCAGGTGAGGGGGAAAAAGACTTACAGCTTCCCTGGTTTCTGACTTCtacttagaggaaaagcttcttCCTTGACTGTAACCACAGTACTTCCTATCATGTGGTAGCTCAGTTCAGTTCAATAAGAAACCTGTATTGAGCAATTAACCCTGTACCAAGTTGTGTGCTGGGTATGAGATCAAGAGAGGTCCCTGCCTGTCGGATAGGTccacagaagagagaaaatgaatgctGAGGGACTGGAGGAGAGAGTTCTTGTGATGGTGGGGACAGAGGCTGTAGGAAGGAGAGGACACTTGCAGTGTACCACTGGAGGGCAGTAAAAAATAGAtacagggtgcggtggctcacgcctataatcccagtgctttgggaggctgaggtgggctgataacctgaggccaggagtttaagaccagcctgaccaacatgatggaaccccgtctctactaaaaacacacaaaaattagctgggagtggtggctcgcacctgtaatcccagctagtcgagaggctaaggcaggagtatcacttgaacctaggaggcggaggctgcagtgagtcaggactgtgtggctgcactccagcctgggtgcaacagagcaagactgcgtctcaaaaaaaaaaaaaagtcgatacagggtgtggtggctcacacctataatcccagtgctttgggaggctgaagtggtgggaggattgcttgaggccaggagttcaagatcagcttggacaacatagcaagaccctctacaaacaacttaaaaattagccaggcatggtagcatgaacccatagtcccagctacttaggaggctaaggcaggaggatcacctgaggccaagagttccagaccagcctgggcaatgtagtgagactccatctctacaaaaaataaaagataattaaaaaaaaaagtagatacatCTTCCTTGTTCAGGCTTCTCCCTGGAGGACCTGGGCTGGGCAGGATGGGGGCTGCAGCATCTGATGAGTCTTGTTTCTCAGACCCCCGCCAGCAACTGGCCACcagctccttcctcctcttcttgctGACGGGGATTGTCTCTGTGGCCTTCCTGCTGCTCCCACTCCAGGACGAACTCGGCAGCCAGCTGCCTCAAGTCCTGCACGTCTCCCTGGGACAAAAGTTGGTGGCTGCCTACGTCTTGGGTGAGGACAGTAGTGGCCAGGGACCCAGGCcccaggaaaaaggaagaagggacgGGAGGAGAGTTAACAGAGCCCCAGGGCTGCCCATGCAACCCTGTTCTTTCTTTGTCCCCTCTCCAGGCCTCCTCACCATGGTGTTCCTCCGGACCTGAGCTCCCTCCTCAACCGccagcccaccccaccctccctggGCAGGGTCTTGAGGCAGCCACTGTGATGCTCATACCTTACCTTGCCTCCTaccctcttctctttcctgcctaCTCCTCACTCCTTCCTGACAAAAAACACCCAGGGATTTGTACTCGTTTTCCAAGtcgaataaaatacatttttaaaatgaaaatcagaaatgtAGGGTACTTGCCCCTGTcttcccacttcttttttttttttttttgagacggagtctcgctctgtcgcccaggctggagtgcagtggcgcaatctcggctcactgcaatctccgcctcccgggttcatgccattctcctgcctcagcctctccgagtagctaggactacaggcgcccgccaccacgcctggctaatttttttgtatttttagtagagacggggtttcaccgtggtcttgatctcctgaccttgtgatccgcccaccttggcctcccaaagtgctgggattacaagcgtgagccatcgcgcccggcccccacTTCTTTTTTGGTACTCATACATCCTCTAGTTCTCCCACCCCTGTTCCCAGGGGACCCAGGCACTTGGGGCAATGATGAGGCCCAGCGAGGATTTAGAAGAGTTGGGTCACTTCTGGTGCTTGCATTGAAAAACTATGTGACCATGAGCAAATCATTTAATTTATCTGAGCTGTAGATTCTACCTACAAAATGAGAGCATTGGGCAAGTTGATTCTCAAGATCCCCTTCAGCCCTGGAATAGGGTCCTGTCCCTAAGCCAATGTATTTaacctaaaaagaaatgaatgaaaacaccACCTAATCCTGCCTGCGGTGGAACTCCTGTCCCACCATCTGGAGGCAACAAAGCCTTTTGCCAGGGTTACCTGGGTGTTTATAAACCCTAGAATCCTTTTCTGCCTTTTGGACCCTATATCTGTTTTCCTGGGTCTTTCCTTTAAGACTTCAACtcccttggccgggcgcagtggctcatacctgtaatcccagcactctgcagggccaaggcgggtggatcacttgaggccaggagttcaagaccagcctggccaacatggtgaaatcttgtctctaaaaatacaaaaaatacacccaacatggtgaaattttgtctctaaaaatacaaaaattagctggacatggtggtgggtgcctgtaatcccagctactcaggaggctgaggtaagagaatcatttgaacctgagaggtggaggctgcagtgagctaagattgtgccattgcactccagcctgggcaacagagcaagactccatctaaaaaaaagaaacaggacttCAACTCCCATGGATCAGAAACACCAAAGTCCCTACCAATATGGGGGAAATAGTATTGCTTGACATAACCTCACCTTaaccaggcaaaaaaaaaaaaaaaaaaaaacaaacaaaaaactagggtACAGGAAAAGAATAAGATTTACAAAAGGCAAGCTTCCAGCTCACCTGCCCTCCTTCAGGTGCAGGGCGAGGAGGaacagaggaagagggagagtggccaggctcagtggctcacgtctgtaatcccagtgctttgagaagccaagatgggaggattgcctgagcccaggggttcaagaccagcctggacaacatagcaagacctcttttctacaaaaaaaataaaaaggaggagggagagccaGTGACTCTGGGCAGATGGTTGACTGGGAACAAAGATCAGCAAGATATTAAGACAGACCCAGGCTGTCACAGCACTGGAAGGTGATCAGGTGTTCCAGCTTTACTTTAGGGGCGTTGGGACCTGCTCCACTACCCTGGGAGTCTTCTCCCTCTCACACCCAGAACTGGCTCCAGTGGGGTGTGGCCCTGATACTGCATGGAGAATGGGTGTGTCGTTTGTGTCCAGGAGTCTGGGGACAGCTCTTGCCATGGCCCAGGAAACCCCTTTGCTAAATTACGTGTGTATGGAAGATACCCGTTCACACCAGTCTGGATGCGCCCACGTCCCCAGAATGCATTTGAAGTGCCACATAGGTTAATGGTCCTGTGAGTACTTGTGAAAAGACCTTGTTACTGGTGTGCTCAAGAAGGCTTTCTGAgggcctgggggcaggggctcatgcctctaatcccagtgctttgagaggccagagcaggagaagagcttgaggccagaagttcaacactagcctggacaatatagcaagatcctgtctctaaaaaaaaatt is part of the Nomascus leucogenys isolate Asia chromosome 17, Asia_NLE_v1, whole genome shotgun sequence genome and encodes:
- the MOSPD3 gene encoding motile sperm domain-containing protein 3; the encoded protein is MRRGAPQDQELVGPGPPGRGSRGAPPPLGPVVPVLVFPPDLVFRADQRSGPRQLLTLYNPTGTALRFRVLCTAPAKYTVFDAEGYVKPQSCIDIVIRHVAPIPSHYDVQDRFRIELSEEGAEGRVVGRKDITSVLRAPAYPLELQGQPDPAPHPGPPAGTPPPTARHFQEHPRQQLATSSFLLFLLTGIVSVAFLLLPLQDELGSQLPQVLHVSLGQKLVAAYVLGLLTMVFLRT